A stretch of the Peribacillus sp. ACCC06369 genome encodes the following:
- a CDS encoding glycosyltransferase: MVKDEIGLNDRFDFWNKSVLYVHSRHGDTYTIINQGIIKELRNLVREVYTAKAEQDVVSLAAEFRPDLVLVLLGDTFPIDQVNAIREMGIKTAVWFTDDPYYTDVMTNIAPHYHYVFTQELSCVSYYQLLGCPQVHYLPLAVNTKIFHYQRERKDNFIDVCFMGAGWNNRISLFDEIAPFLSKKNTLIVGSRWDRMRNYHLLSDKIHFGFLSPSASARLMNQSKIVINNHRLYDDTTLFNRNSNKLPALSINPRTFEISACGAFQLSDIRQELPRYYEIGKEIETYTSPSELTEKIDYYLNHDEERNTIAQSGYIQTLKSHTYAKRLATLLKLIYG; the protein is encoded by the coding sequence ATGGTCAAAGATGAGATTGGACTTAATGACAGATTTGATTTCTGGAATAAAAGTGTACTTTATGTTCATTCTAGGCATGGAGATACCTATACAATTATCAATCAAGGAATTATTAAGGAGCTTAGAAATTTAGTGCGTGAAGTATATACAGCCAAAGCAGAGCAAGATGTGGTCAGTCTTGCTGCTGAATTTAGGCCGGACCTTGTACTTGTTTTACTGGGAGATACATTTCCTATTGACCAAGTGAATGCCATTAGGGAAATGGGGATTAAAACAGCGGTGTGGTTTACGGATGACCCATATTATACAGACGTAATGACAAACATTGCCCCCCATTATCATTATGTTTTTACACAAGAGTTAAGCTGTGTATCTTACTATCAACTTTTAGGTTGTCCCCAAGTTCATTATTTACCTCTCGCAGTCAATACAAAAATTTTTCATTATCAGAGAGAGAGGAAGGATAACTTTATAGACGTTTGTTTTATGGGGGCAGGTTGGAACAACAGAATCTCTTTGTTTGACGAAATTGCTCCCTTTCTATCAAAAAAAAATACACTTATCGTGGGGTCACGTTGGGACAGAATGCGGAATTATCATTTACTTTCCGATAAAATCCATTTTGGATTCCTATCTCCGAGTGCATCGGCTCGCCTTATGAATCAATCCAAAATTGTGATTAATAACCATCGTTTATACGATGATACTACGTTATTCAACCGCAACAGTAATAAACTACCGGCCCTTTCAATTAACCCTCGAACCTTCGAAATTTCTGCCTGCGGCGCATTTCAGCTTTCGGATATTCGACAAGAATTACCACGTTATTATGAAATAGGGAAGGAAATTGAAACTTACACATCTCCTTCGGAATTAACTGAAAAGATAGACTATTATTTAAACCATGACGAGGAGAGAAATACTATTGCTCAAAGTGGGTATATTCAAACATTAAAAAGTCATACTTACGCGAAAAGACTAGCAA